tactttttttatcaaaatcgtaccttttttgacgtacgaccgtacataagctggaagcgctctggcaacactgcttgtacgcaaagagtaaagtaagaaccaggccataaaatccaaaaaaaaaaaaaaaaagagtaaagtaagtatataggtcatgaatctagtataatctaggatgctaccttctatgatatAGGTGCTTGTACGCGTCAAGTCAACgtcacatacattttgtaaaCAACAGAGAAACAaccttaattttattatgtgaTGTATCAAATTTATGAAGTACTAAATAATATGTACAATTACTAATGCATTTACtaaagaatttaatttaacgAAGAAAATAGTGAGGTAATTTCACTGATTAAGTTAATGAATTTTGTGGTATTTCATCACTTTCATTTTcattgttataaaaataaatcagtaATTGAGAACTATGCAACCTGAACTACCTGTGACTGCAGAAATATTCTGTGGAAATTTCCCTAATTTTGGGCGACCAACTGTAATTGGTTACATTGGTTTAGAAAACCTGAAATATGCTCGAAAAATTCATAATACAAAAGTTAATTTCGATCTAAATGTTCAGTTAGAAAATGCCATTCACAAACCAGAAGGTGTAGATGTGAAATTGAATGATCTGTTGCGATTCCTCCTAGAACATGAAGCAAGATTAAATTTGCCCAGAGAAATCAAATTACAAAATGCAAGATTCTTCTGCTACCGCGGGCTTATGACTTGTGTAGCTTGCACACCCTATGAAAATAAAGAACCATGGAAAATTGTTGCTATGCTGTTTAAAGGCAATATATATTTATGTGCCAGGGATACGGAAGAAAAAATTAAGCGAGTAAGCAATATGACCCAGGAAGAAAAGAAATTTACATCATGGGGGTATAAGTTTGAGCAGTATATGTTATCAGGTTAGtcatattaattatttcatgacACAACAGAAGCCTGTTGCGGCAGGCAGGCATCATGATCTATGGTGGAAGGCACGCGCCTTACGCCATAGAATATGatgccacgcctatcgtgtcatacgccacacgaaaaaaacattgatgacacacctgtcgtgccatccgcaccGAATTGTATAACTAACACTTCTAtgatgttttataaatattttcagaTACTCCAAATACTGAACCTAATCCAAATATACCTGTTGATGAGACTGAAGAATTTTCATTAGTATTTAAAACACATTTAAATCAACATAGCATAGTATATGGAGCGGAAATGGATGGGATTTGTTGCAATAGTGGACAAATTGCACCACCACCGACAACAGAACTCGGAGCTGATGCAATTGTGCAGTATCTCTCTACCAAGGAATTTGTAGAGCTTAAAACAAGCAAGCAAATGGAGCATCCGCGCCAAGAAGCCAGCTTCAGGTTTGAATGTTTGGTAAACAAACAACCTCTTGCGGCCAATGATGCTCCCTATGACAGTCCCTTGAAGTCTATTTAATTTTGGTtcggcttaattttaaaaaatgttgaagaaatatgtttttactgtatttatatTACTTCAATATTCCTTTTCGCAATAAATTAATGTGCTAAACTTCCAAAACAAAGTGCAAACGTGACAgctactccatataaaaataaatagggaCCATCATTGGACGCGAAAAGTATAATTTGTTTGCTGTTGGCTTTCACTTAACAAGCTTGTTTTTATCTACCAGGCGATTTAAGACAAAGAAGTGGTGGTGCCAGTCATTCCTTGTTGGCATAGACACTGTGCTTTGTGGATTTCGGGATGATGCTGGCATTGTAAAGGAACTTAAAACATATAGAATGAGAGATTTAACAAGGATGTCACAGGTATAACTACTTTGCtagattttataacaaaatccatCAAATCCTATGGGCGTGTCCACTAAGTGTATCTTGTCGATgtttttatatgtatgttatGTTGTGTTAtcacttataaatttatttttctacaaATTTTACatccataattattaatatataagtacttagtttGTCCCTTGCAGTTATCAAGGTTCCACTGTAGGTACAGCAAAAActtgaaatattataataaactgaaatatatatcatacactaaagaaaaatattacattattatgttattttataaaatagtgTAGTGTAGATACGCACATCTGCCTATCACAGTTCCTTAGTTGGACTTGAAATATTAGTATAATTTATATCCTTTTTAGGATAGGtatgccaaaaaaaaattcatgtTTGAAATGTCTTCATAAAACCAAATCAAACTAGAGCTTTATGTTGTGAGATAATACACTCCTTTTAACCATTTGACATTCCTTTCTATTCTAGTCATTCGATTTCGAACCTTAATTCTTATAGTAGAgatgcgtttttgttttaagtatcaTGGCAAGTATGTTGCCGCTACGGACTTCAGGGACATTTTGTGTATTGTACATTATGCGCCAGAGGGGATTTATAAGGGACATTACTATTTTCAGAGATACTGGAATCCAAATGTATGTTTTAACTTCTTGGATGAGTTTCTGTCATATGTAAAGAGATGTCTGGCGAGTGTAATCAGACAAAGACATGGTGACAATGCCTTAAACAATTTACAAGCATTGCCACTCATCAGTATTCTTCTGGAGTGGGGACCAGGTATGCCCGTGCAACTAGCTGGAGACTACTGCCATGAAGATGACCCCATTTTACATGAATGGTTCACCAGCAAATTTGGACAATTTGACAAGAGCAAATCCTAATTGTTGCTTAGAGTAGTTATTAAGCCGtaagaaaatgtttttattgtaaATGTTTTCATTGTTTTGTATtggtaattttgaataaataataaataacaaggaTTTGTCATTATTACTCAGCAAGattaaatacttatacaaaactttgataaaaaaaaaactgataatAAATACtatcatatcatttattatcactGCATAGCAAATGGTGTAAGTCAACATCCATAAAGACTAATTAACAACATGGATATCTTCACTTATATTTAACATTCAATTATAATTGAATAATTACACTAACACTTGttatcttataaataaaaacaataactaaCAGAACAACATAATAAGAGTACATAGAAATAAACAGTGCATTCTATCAATACATTACAAAATAATGTTAATTTCAGATTTACATAATTATCTCTTATTCTATAAACAAAATCTCCATCATACGACTGAAACTTGTAGATATACTGTAAGGTAGGTACTGGCAACCCGTCAACATCGCGGCGGGACGGCATTTAAATATGGAATCTGATTACATCTCACAAATTCATTGGAAAACAAAATAATCTATAAAATATGGGAATCCAGTGTTAGGGCTCttaggagacgtgagcaggatcgaCCCTACACATTCGGTAGATCTGTGATAAGCTATTGTTTCTAACAGTATTACTgagattagagtctgtgcggaaagagaagagtcgtgggatttgagggcgcaccagtgctattttatggtttttgctatgctgacaacactggtcacgtgattatagtacgatactaaaggtcatgatacttgaatccctttgttcaggttttttgccacggcttactaaAAGGAGCCTGGTGGAGGCGTCGgctcgtcaactcaatcctctgaattagcgcaggcactagttttcttctactttcttcttttttttaaacaaacttgTTTTAATGTTTCAGATACTaaagtgacagtgcgattgacaaaactactaaaaaactagttaagaatctgcc
This genomic window from Cydia amplana chromosome Z, ilCydAmpl1.1, whole genome shotgun sequence contains:
- the LOC134660984 gene encoding decapping and exoribonuclease protein-like gives rise to the protein MQPELPVTAEIFCGNFPNFGRPTVIGYIGLENLKYARKIHNTKVNFDLNVQLENAIHKPEGVDVKLNDLLRFLLEHEARLNLPREIKLQNARFFCYRGLMTCVACTPYENKEPWKIVAMLFKGNIYLCARDTEEKIKRVSNMTQEEKKFTSWGYKFEQYMLSDTPNTEPNPNIPVDETEEFSLVFKTHLNQHSIVYGAEMDGICCNSGQIAPPPTTELGADAIVQYLSTKEFVELKTSKQMEHPRQEASFRRFKTKKWWCQSFLVGIDTVLCGFRDDAGIVKELKTYRMRDLTRMSQRYWNPNVCFNFLDEFLSYVKRCLASVIRQRHGDNALNNLQALPLISILLEWGPGMPVQLAGDYCHEDDPILHEWFTSKFGQFDKSKS